CGCAGGTGAGCTCCGATGTTCAGGATCCAGGCAGCGTGCACGAACAGCGCCAGCGTGATCCAGCCCCAATTGCCCCGCTGCAGGGTGAGGAGCACCTGTCCGACGTCCGCCGCCCGGGTGAGGAAGAAGAAGAAGGCCAGTAGCAAGACCAGGGCGGCGAAGAAAGTCTTCATGGGAACAGCTGGATCCCTGGAGCCCAGTCAGCCAAGCGCGGCCCCAGGGTCCGTTCCATCCAAGGCCAGCGCCTGCAGGCCGGGTTCGATGCGTTTCGCCAGCCCGGTCAGCACCGTGCCCGGGCCGATTTCCAGAAAGGCTGTCACTCCCGCAGCCGCCAGGTTGTGGATCGTCTCGGTCCAGCGCACCCGCATGGTGAGTTGATTGCGGAGATCCTGCTCGATTGAAGCCGCACTCTGAAGAGGCGCAGCTTCGACATTGCCGTAGACAGGCAGGTCTGCCTGGTGGAGCTGCGTTTGCCGGACGGCTCGGCTGAAGCGCTCCTGGGCCGGAATCATCAAGGGTGAATGGGCGGCGATGCTGACCGCCAGCCGCATCACTTTGCGGGCTCCAGACTGCTTGAGCAGCTCCATCGCCGCCAGCAACCCAGCCTCATCGCCCGAGATTACTACCTGCCCCGGGCAGTTGTCGTTGGCCACGCCGATCACGGCCCGGGTGCGTTCGGCAGCCTGCGCGCAAGCTGCCTCCGCTTGTTCGAGGTCCAGCCCGATGACTGCCGCCATACCGCCCGGAAGCAGCTCGCCGGCCTGCTTCATCGCCAGGCCGCGCTCCCGCACCAGCGCCAGCCCGTCTTCGAACGACAGGGCTCCGCCCGCCACCAGGGCACTGATCTCCCCCATGGAGTGTCCGGCTGCGGCCGCCGCTCGAAAACCGGGGAACCGGGCTTGCAGCACCTGCAGGATGGCGATCGAATGCGTGAAGATCGCCGGCTGGGTGAAAGCCGTGTCGTTGAGGTCGTCGGCAGGACCCTCCCAGCACAGCCTGCTCAAGGCGAACCCCAGAATCGAATCGGCCCGGGCGAACGCCTGAGCCGCCAGCGGGTTCTCTTTGGCCAGCGCCTGGCCCATGCCGACGTATTGGGAGCCTTGACCGGGGAAGAGAAGCGCCGAGGTCCTGAGATCTACGGCCATGCGTTCGCCTGCTTGCCCACGTTCAAGCCTGGTTGGGGGCAAGCGCTAGTCGCGCTTGATCTCGATAACTTCCTTGCCCGCGTAGTGCCCGCAGTTCGGGCACATGTGATGCGGCTGACGCTTCTCACCGCAGTTGGTGCAGGTCACCAGGGCCGGAGGGCTGATGGCGTCATGAGCCCGGCGGCGATCCCGGCGTCCTTTGGAGTGCTTTCGCTTGGGCAGAGGCGCCATCGTCCAACTCCTCGAGAATTGCTTTCACAACAGCGCCTGCCGGATGGCAGGCCCGGTGATTATAGCAGGGGGCAGGGGGCTGTCAAGGCGGCCCGCGGCCATCGGCCTCCGTTCGCCCCCAAAGCAGGGAAGCGGCCTTCGACCGCCTGCCAAGATATAATCTCCGTATGCCTGAGCAGCCCCTCTCCCACCTTGATCAGCACGGCCAGGCCCGCATGGTGGACGTCAGCGACAAGCCTGAAAGTGAGCGCGAGGCCGTCGCCCGCGGCATGGTTGTATTCTCCGCCGAGACCCTGGCGGCTGTGGCGGCCGGCGATTTGAGGAAGGGTGATGTGCGGGCGGTGGCCCGTCTGGCCGGGATCCAGGCGGCCAAGCGGACCTCGGAGCTGATCCCTTTGTGCCATCCTGTCCCGCTGACGCATGTCGAGGTCCAGGTCGAGGCCTCGGAAACGCCCCCGGGAATGCAGGTCGAGGCGACCGTCCGGTGCGTCGGGCGGACGGGGGTCGAGATGGAAGCCCTAACGGCGGTGGCCGTCGCCTGCCTGGCGGTCTATGATATGGTCAAAGGTATCGATCGTGCGGCTCGGATTGCGGACATCCGCCTGATTGCCAAGCGCGGCGGGCGGAGCGGCGAGATCAGGCTGGAGTAGCCTGTGCTGCAAATCAAGGTTACGTACTTTGCGACCATCAAGCAGCAGACGGGAGTCACGAACGAGGTGGTATCGCTGGACCCGGAGGCCTCACTCCATGATCTGCTGCAGACGCTCACCCGTCTGCACCCTTCGCTCGAAGTCTCATTACCCACAGCCGTGGTCGCTGTCAACCGCGAGTTTGCCGACCGGAGCCGCCGCCTTCTTCCCGGGGATGAAGTCGCGGTCTTCCCGCCGGTTAGCGGCGGGGGAGCTGGCCCGACAGTGG
This region of Anaerolineales bacterium genomic DNA includes:
- the fabD gene encoding ACP S-malonyltransferase, whose amino-acid sequence is MAVDLRTSALLFPGQGSQYVGMGQALAKENPLAAQAFARADSILGFALSRLCWEGPADDLNDTAFTQPAIFTHSIAILQVLQARFPGFRAAAAAGHSMGEISALVAGGALSFEDGLALVRERGLAMKQAGELLPGGMAAVIGLDLEQAEAACAQAAERTRAVIGVANDNCPGQVVISGDEAGLLAAMELLKQSGARKVMRLAVSIAAHSPLMIPAQERFSRAVRQTQLHQADLPVYGNVEAAPLQSAASIEQDLRNQLTMRVRWTETIHNLAAAGVTAFLEIGPGTVLTGLAKRIEPGLQALALDGTDPGAALG
- the rpmF gene encoding 50S ribosomal protein L32, which produces MAPLPKRKHSKGRRDRRRAHDAISPPALVTCTNCGEKRQPHHMCPNCGHYAGKEVIEIKRD
- the moaC gene encoding cyclic pyranopterin monophosphate synthase MoaC, coding for MPEQPLSHLDQHGQARMVDVSDKPESEREAVARGMVVFSAETLAAVAAGDLRKGDVRAVARLAGIQAAKRTSELIPLCHPVPLTHVEVQVEASETPPGMQVEATVRCVGRTGVEMEALTAVAVACLAVYDMVKGIDRAARIADIRLIAKRGGRSGEIRLE